A region of Natribaculum luteum DNA encodes the following proteins:
- a CDS encoding acyltransferase has translation MRDVVRGDRCTIDDDAIVGYGEFDAPARLGDDATIRAGTIVYADVTIGDEFTTGHDVLVREETTIGDDVLVGTKTVIDGRTTIGSHVSLQTNVYVPTDTTIGDNVFVGPGAVLTNDEYPIRTEAELVGPTIEDGASIGANATLLPGVTVGENAFVAAGSVVTDDVPPNTLAVGSPARTQTLPEPLEGPNQLA, from the coding sequence ATGAGAGACGTCGTCCGCGGCGATCGCTGTACGATCGACGACGATGCGATCGTCGGCTACGGCGAGTTCGACGCGCCGGCACGGCTCGGCGACGACGCGACGATCCGGGCCGGAACGATCGTCTACGCGGACGTGACGATCGGCGACGAGTTCACGACGGGCCACGACGTGCTCGTCCGCGAGGAGACGACGATCGGCGACGACGTGCTCGTCGGGACGAAAACCGTCATCGACGGCCGGACGACGATCGGCTCGCACGTGAGCCTCCAGACGAACGTCTACGTGCCGACCGACACGACGATCGGCGACAACGTCTTCGTCGGTCCGGGTGCCGTCCTCACGAACGACGAGTACCCGATCCGGACCGAGGCCGAGCTCGTCGGCCCGACGATCGAAGACGGCGCGTCGATCGGCGCGAACGCGACCCTTCTCCCCGGCGTCACCGTCGGCGAGAACGCGTTCGTCGCCGCCGGGTCGGTCGTCACCGACGACGTCCCGCCGAACACGCTCGCGGTCGGCTCGCCGGCACGGACGCAGACGCTTCCGGAACCGCTCGAGGGGCCAAACCAGCTCGCATGA
- a CDS encoding DUF7344 domain-containing protein translates to MTDEELTQAELFDVFSNARRRRTVRYLKQHHGSCDLAPLVEQVAAWENDVDPDEVTRAQRRRVYISLYQTHLPMLEDHDIVDWDPDDHTIELLPSETLFEPYLDRNLEHQRPWHALYATLAGAGVLALGLTAFSVGPLSAVAPPLVALALSGAVLVVAAVHHATRRPDLRLPFDVTRR, encoded by the coding sequence ATGACTGACGAGGAACTCACACAGGCGGAGTTGTTCGACGTGTTTAGCAACGCCCGCCGTCGACGGACGGTCCGGTACCTGAAACAGCACCACGGCTCGTGTGACCTCGCACCGCTCGTCGAGCAGGTCGCCGCCTGGGAGAACGACGTCGACCCAGACGAGGTGACGCGCGCACAACGCCGACGGGTCTACATCTCGCTGTACCAGACGCACTTGCCGATGCTCGAGGACCACGACATCGTCGACTGGGATCCCGACGACCACACCATCGAGTTACTCCCCAGCGAGACACTGTTCGAACCGTACCTCGATCGCAACCTCGAGCACCAACGTCCCTGGCACGCGCTGTACGCGACACTCGCGGGTGCTGGTGTGCTCGCACTCGGGTTGACGGCGTTCTCCGTCGGGCCGCTGTCCGCCGTCGCTCCACCACTCGTCGCCCTCGCACTCAGCGGTGCCGTTCTCGTCGTCGCCGCCGTCCACCACGCCACGCGCCGTCCGGATCTTCGACTCCCGTTCGACGTCACACGCCGGTAA
- a CDS encoding metal-dependent hydrolase, producing the protein MWPWEHLAVAYVGCSIVTRVVFGRSPTASEALLVAFGSQFPDLVDKPLAWQFGVLPSGVSLAHSIFLAGPVSLAAVAVAWLTRRPVAGVAFAIGWLSHLVGDVYYPLVYANGYSWDVVLWPMRPAATSPSVGFARQFWTYFDRYLEFLVSPEGMTYLGLEVAVLGGAALLWVFDGTPGLPRPTARSDAHQTDTEP; encoded by the coding sequence ATGTGGCCCTGGGAGCACCTCGCCGTCGCATACGTCGGGTGTTCGATCGTCACTCGAGTCGTCTTCGGTCGATCGCCGACTGCGTCCGAGGCGCTGCTCGTCGCGTTCGGCTCGCAATTCCCCGACCTGGTCGACAAGCCGTTGGCCTGGCAGTTCGGTGTCCTCCCGAGTGGCGTGTCGCTGGCGCACTCGATATTCCTCGCCGGCCCCGTCTCGCTCGCTGCCGTCGCCGTCGCCTGGCTGACGCGCCGACCGGTCGCTGGCGTCGCGTTCGCCATCGGGTGGCTTTCACACCTCGTCGGCGACGTCTACTACCCGCTCGTCTACGCAAACGGGTACAGCTGGGACGTCGTGCTCTGGCCGATGCGGCCGGCGGCGACGTCGCCGAGCGTCGGGTTCGCACGGCAGTTCTGGACGTACTTCGATCGGTACCTCGAGTTTCTGGTCTCTCCGGAGGGGATGACGTACCTCGGACTCGAGGTCGCCGTACTCGGCGGGGCAGCCCTCCTCTGGGTGTTCGACGGGACGCCGGGGCTACCCCGACCGACCGCGAGGAGTGACGCTCACCAGACCGACACCGAGCCGTAG
- a CDS encoding DUF1616 domain-containing protein, whose translation MSLRTATETRLGFVRWYPADLAAVSVAAVAAYLVVTSHGFDGTLRLLMAIPLILFLPGYALVSVLFPAAARRTRENALTGTDTRPGGIDAVERLGLAFALSIALVPMVTIGLALTDWGLATEPVAAALAIGTIGFAQLGVVRRLRVPAADRFTVSPILAVQRLRQGDETVATASTLFLAFAVVVAGLSLVAAFAMPHSASEFTELGLYTEDGDGDLVAGQLPSTVDPGESIPVTISVENHEGESKAYTAVVQQQVLADDEVVDRTRLTTVSASSDDGEVVTVDREITPTVGDGRVRIVVLLYEGDVPGEPTRENADEDAFFWVTVTDGGDTA comes from the coding sequence ATGAGTCTGCGAACGGCAACGGAGACGAGACTCGGTTTCGTCCGCTGGTACCCCGCCGACCTTGCCGCGGTGTCGGTTGCGGCGGTTGCCGCGTACCTGGTCGTGACGTCGCACGGTTTCGACGGGACGCTCCGGCTTCTGATGGCAATTCCGCTGATCCTGTTTCTTCCCGGATACGCGCTGGTCTCGGTTCTGTTTCCGGCGGCAGCCAGACGTACTCGAGAGAACGCGCTGACCGGCACCGACACGAGGCCCGGCGGAATCGACGCGGTCGAACGACTCGGACTGGCGTTCGCGCTCTCGATCGCGCTCGTCCCGATGGTGACGATCGGTCTCGCGCTGACCGATTGGGGGCTGGCGACGGAGCCGGTCGCCGCCGCGCTCGCGATCGGTACTATCGGCTTCGCACAGCTGGGCGTCGTTCGACGACTACGCGTTCCGGCGGCCGATCGGTTCACCGTCTCGCCGATTCTCGCGGTGCAGCGACTTCGTCAGGGAGACGAAACGGTCGCGACAGCGTCGACGCTCTTTCTCGCGTTTGCAGTCGTCGTCGCGGGACTCTCGCTCGTCGCAGCGTTCGCCATGCCCCACTCCGCGAGCGAATTCACCGAACTGGGACTGTACACGGAAGACGGCGACGGCGACCTCGTCGCCGGTCAACTGCCGTCGACCGTCGACCCTGGCGAGTCGATCCCGGTGACGATCTCGGTCGAGAACCACGAGGGTGAATCGAAAGCGTACACGGCCGTCGTCCAGCAACAGGTTCTTGCGGACGACGAGGTCGTCGATCGGACCCGGCTGACGACGGTCTCGGCGAGCAGCGACGATGGCGAGGTCGTCACCGTCGACCGCGAGATCACGCCCACGGTCGGTGACGGACGCGTTCGAATCGTCGTTCTCCTGTACGAGGGCGACGTGCCCGGAGAGCCGACGCGAGAGAACGCCGACGAAGACGCGTTCTTCTGGGTGACTGTAACCGACGGCGGAGACACCGCATAG
- a CDS encoding helix-turn-helix transcriptional regulator — translation MHDLTGFQRDLLYVIAGADRPSGQAVKEEVEKYYSSEINHGRLYPNLDTLVNKELVEKGQLDRRTNYYAITDDGRRRIEERREWEEQYVEF, via the coding sequence ATGCACGATCTGACTGGCTTCCAGCGTGACCTCCTGTACGTGATCGCCGGCGCAGACCGCCCATCCGGCCAGGCAGTCAAAGAAGAGGTCGAAAAGTACTACAGTTCGGAGATCAACCACGGGCGGCTGTACCCGAATCTCGACACGCTCGTCAACAAGGAGCTGGTCGAGAAGGGACAACTCGACAGGCGGACGAATTACTATGCGATCACCGACGATGGCCGTCGTCGAATCGAGGAACGGCGCGAGTGGGAAGAGCAGTACGTCGAATTTTAA
- a CDS encoding winged helix-turn-helix domain-containing protein, protein MSSQASNTTESATSSALDALGDECARIILVATSERPRTAKELTERTDSSSATVYRRINNLLESDLLAECIRFEEDGSHTTAYEATVDHLSVDIGAEGIHVALSQSDEQ, encoded by the coding sequence ATGTCAAGCCAGGCGAGCAACACGACGGAATCGGCCACGAGTTCTGCACTCGACGCGCTCGGCGACGAGTGTGCACGAATCATCCTCGTCGCAACGAGCGAGCGACCACGAACGGCAAAGGAGTTGACCGAACGAACTGACAGTTCGTCGGCGACGGTGTATCGGCGGATCAACAACCTCCTCGAGAGTGATCTTCTCGCGGAGTGTATCCGATTCGAGGAAGACGGATCGCACACCACTGCGTACGAAGCGACTGTCGACCACCTCAGCGTCGATATCGGCGCCGAGGGGATCCACGTCGCCCTGTCCCAGTCCGACGAGCAGTAA
- a CDS encoding DUF7563 family protein, translated as MESSTAGARCRNCGTHVTQQFARVFGDNGDVVHGCPACTTYREMQSGGHLPGD; from the coding sequence ATGGAATCGTCGACAGCTGGCGCTCGCTGTCGAAACTGCGGAACACACGTCACCCAGCAGTTCGCACGCGTCTTTGGCGACAACGGCGACGTCGTACACGGCTGTCCCGCCTGCACCACGTATCGAGAGATGCAATCGGGCGGCCACTTGCCTGGCGACTGA
- a CDS encoding DUF7344 domain-containing protein produces MSVQTSRTDSLAESEIFHILGNDRRRAIVQLLAEESDRIDVSDVASEIAEQETDATPVPNNLYKSVYVSLQQTHLPQLEEDDVIEYDPEAKTIQPGPHFHDVLRYVGGGYDDRRNVLQLHLALCVLGLLLIAVAGMELPVLSSIDPVLWSVLVLLAVAASSLYNLLS; encoded by the coding sequence ATGTCCGTACAGACGAGCCGAACAGACTCGCTGGCGGAAAGCGAGATCTTTCACATTCTCGGCAACGATAGGCGGCGAGCGATCGTACAACTGCTGGCGGAGGAGTCGGATCGCATCGACGTCTCTGACGTCGCCTCCGAGATTGCAGAACAAGAGACGGACGCGACGCCAGTTCCGAACAACCTCTACAAGAGCGTCTACGTCTCACTCCAGCAGACGCACCTTCCACAACTCGAGGAGGACGACGTGATCGAGTACGACCCCGAAGCGAAGACGATCCAGCCCGGCCCACACTTCCACGACGTTCTCCGCTACGTCGGCGGTGGCTACGACGACCGAAGGAACGTTCTCCAGTTGCACCTCGCTCTCTGCGTGCTCGGACTCCTACTGATCGCCGTCGCCGGGATGGAGCTGCCGGTCCTCTCGAGTATCGATCCGGTCCTGTGGAGCGTCCTAGTGCTCCTCGCCGTTGCTGCGAGTAGTCTCTACAACCTGTTGAGCTAG
- a CDS encoding DUF7282 domain-containing protein — translation MNARNQLLVVVTALMLVCSSGAAMSVTASPPAVDEHQEDSDDVDVADDNVSDDADDNVSDDDDVADDNVSDDKAKAQSAWVTFEDQTSDGQTVVVDEVTMASGGFVTIHNSSLLVNETFSSVIGTSEYLEPGTHEDVEITLDDPLEESETLIAMPHRDTNNNEEYDFVELEGQQDTPYLTAEGEPVTDQAVVTLEGDADNATAVDGDDDNVSPVDGDDDNVTAIGEDKEDDNVTAIGEDEEEDNVTAIGEDEEEDNVTAIGEDEEEDNVTAIGEDEVDEEPVEPSEEVPEEFPAEQPIVVFVGNVTVEDVTIEELTVIVVTDEEIDEEGLEGAIQDALEDEEMIADDEEDEDEFDEDVTDDEDNVTDGDEFDENVTDDEDNVTDDEFDENVTDDEDNVTDDEFDENVTDDEDNVTDDEDNVTDGDEFDENVTDDEDNVTDGDEFDENVTDDEANVTEDGAEEAPTESFTVEDFDAPESAEVGDVVNVSATITNPGDTEDTQDVQFRLEGDLVASESITLEGGESTTITFQVDTSDVEAGEYIHMILTDEFGEVAILELTEDDSDEEDDDNDERLATAPA, via the coding sequence ATGAATGCACGCAATCAGCTACTCGTCGTGGTCACTGCGCTGATGCTTGTGTGCTCGAGCGGGGCGGCGATGTCGGTAACAGCGTCGCCACCAGCCGTAGACGAGCACCAAGAGGACAGTGACGATGTCGATGTAGCAGATGACAACGTCAGCGACGATGCAGACGATAACGTCAGCGACGATGACGACGTGGCGGATGACAACGTCAGCGACGACAAAGCCAAGGCACAGAGCGCGTGGGTAACGTTCGAAGATCAAACGAGCGACGGACAGACTGTGGTCGTCGATGAAGTCACGATGGCCAGCGGTGGCTTCGTGACAATTCACAACAGCAGTCTGCTCGTCAACGAGACCTTCAGTAGTGTCATCGGCACCTCCGAGTACCTCGAGCCCGGTACGCACGAGGACGTCGAGATAACACTCGACGACCCACTCGAGGAGTCGGAGACGCTCATCGCGATGCCCCACCGCGACACGAACAACAACGAGGAGTACGACTTCGTCGAACTCGAGGGACAGCAGGACACCCCGTACCTCACGGCTGAGGGCGAGCCGGTGACCGACCAGGCCGTTGTCACCCTCGAAGGCGATGCGGACAACGCCACTGCTGTCGACGGGGACGATGACAACGTCAGTCCTGTCGACGGGGACGATGACAACGTCACCGCGATCGGCGAAGACAAAGAGGACGACAACGTCACCGCGATCGGCGAAGACGAAGAAGAAGATAACGTCACCGCGATCGGCGAAGACGAAGAAGAAGATAACGTCACCGCGATCGGCGAAGACGAAGAAGAAGATAACGTCACCGCGATCGGCGAAGACGAAGTTGACGAAGAACCGGTCGAACCCTCGGAGGAAGTACCCGAGGAGTTCCCGGCAGAGCAACCGATCGTGGTCTTCGTCGGTAACGTCACCGTCGAGGACGTAACCATCGAAGAGCTCACAGTGATCGTCGTCACGGACGAAGAAATCGACGAAGAAGGGCTCGAGGGCGCTATCCAAGACGCACTCGAGGACGAGGAGATGATAGCTGACGACGAGGAGGACGAAGACGAGTTCGACGAGGACGTCACCGACGACGAAGACAACGTCACTGACGGAGACGAGTTCGACGAGAACGTCACCGACGACGAAGACAACGTCACTGACGACGAGTTCGACGAGAACGTCACCGACGACGAAGACAACGTCACTGACGACGAGTTCGACGAGAACGTCACCGACGACGAAGACAACGTCACCGACGACGAAGACAACGTCACTGACGGAGACGAGTTCGACGAGAACGTCACCGACGACGAAGACAACGTCACTGACGGAGACGAGTTCGACGAGAACGTCACCGACGACGAAGCCAACGTAACTGAAGACGGGGCCGAAGAAGCTCCGACCGAATCGTTCACCGTCGAGGACTTCGACGCACCCGAGAGCGCCGAGGTCGGTGACGTCGTCAACGTCAGTGCGACGATCACGAACCCCGGAGACACGGAAGACACGCAAGACGTCCAGTTCCGTCTCGAGGGTGACCTCGTCGCCTCGGAGTCGATCACACTTGAGGGAGGAGAGTCGACGACGATCACCTTCCAGGTCGACACGAGCGACGTCGAGGCTGGCGAATACATCCACATGATCCTCACCGACGAGTTCGGTGAGGTCGCCATCCTGGAACTGACCGAGGACGACAGCGACGAGGAAGACGACGACAACGACGAACGGTTGGCGACCGCGCCGGCGTAG
- a CDS encoding helix-turn-helix transcriptional regulator: MAFKQAVGDVPVLLTEWGPHLAALLGIVALALLGGGLVIRNRFVDNATTERDESSIGNDEFMTDRERIHHLVSTNGGRMKQSEIVDAVDWSKAKVSRLLADLEEEDEITKLRLGRENLICLRGQEPAASQSSDGSGSE, from the coding sequence ATGGCGTTCAAGCAGGCCGTCGGCGACGTACCAGTATTGCTGACCGAGTGGGGACCACATCTGGCAGCACTGCTGGGTATCGTTGCCCTCGCTCTTCTCGGGGGCGGACTCGTGATCCGAAACCGGTTCGTAGACAATGCAACGACGGAACGAGACGAGTCGTCGATAGGTAATGACGAGTTCATGACCGACCGGGAGAGAATTCACCATCTCGTCAGTACCAACGGGGGTCGAATGAAACAGTCCGAGATCGTCGACGCAGTCGACTGGTCGAAAGCCAAAGTGAGTCGACTACTCGCAGATCTCGAGGAGGAAGACGAGATCACAAAACTCCGACTCGGCCGGGAGAACCTGATCTGTCTCCGTGGGCAAGAACCGGCGGCATCGCAGTCGTCGGACGGATCTGGTAGCGAGTGA
- a CDS encoding MaoC family dehydratase encodes MAEANRATFAAFGVDEETIESDAETIPSIGRERRPWQFERTVDDPVAIDVGDVVTFSKTISDDDVRNFAHASGDTNRLHLDEEFAAETRFGGRIVHGTLVSGLISAALARMPGLTIYLSQDLEFVGPVSIDDRLTATVEVVENLGGDRYRLETVVESDDGVVVDGEAVVMVDPLPEDSS; translated from the coding sequence ATGGCCGAAGCGAACCGGGCGACCTTCGCCGCCTTCGGCGTCGACGAGGAGACGATCGAATCGGACGCCGAAACGATACCGTCGATCGGCCGCGAGCGACGACCGTGGCAGTTCGAACGAACCGTAGACGACCCGGTCGCGATCGACGTCGGCGACGTCGTGACCTTCTCCAAGACCATCTCCGACGACGACGTCCGCAACTTCGCTCACGCGAGTGGCGACACGAACCGGTTACACTTAGACGAGGAGTTCGCCGCCGAGACGCGATTTGGCGGTCGAATCGTCCACGGGACACTCGTCTCCGGACTCATCAGCGCTGCGCTCGCGCGGATGCCCGGGCTCACCATCTACCTCTCCCAAGACCTCGAGTTCGTCGGCCCGGTGTCGATCGACGACCGGCTCACCGCGACCGTCGAAGTCGTCGAGAATCTTGGCGGGGACCGGTACCGACTCGAGACGGTCGTCGAGAGCGACGACGGTGTCGTCGTCGACGGCGAAGCCGTCGTCATGGTGGATCCGCTGCCGGAAGACTCGAGCTAG
- a CDS encoding DUF7410 domain-containing protein, with amino-acid sequence MPAERATDVEYDVPDDETPAARCPYCDRPFRTEEYTTLHVGTSHAEECTDAEREAFEELRDDETYDLFTFHLKAAVSVFLVYFLFTFLYALVWSG; translated from the coding sequence ATGCCGGCCGAGCGAGCCACCGACGTCGAGTACGACGTTCCCGACGACGAGACGCCCGCAGCGCGATGTCCCTACTGCGATCGGCCGTTCCGAACCGAAGAGTACACGACGCTACACGTCGGCACCAGTCACGCCGAGGAGTGTACCGACGCCGAACGGGAGGCCTTCGAGGAGTTGCGAGACGACGAGACGTACGACCTCTTTACGTTCCACCTCAAGGCTGCCGTCTCGGTCTTTCTCGTCTATTTCCTGTTTACCTTCCTCTACGCACTCGTCTGGTCCGGGTGA
- a CDS encoding cbb3-type cytochrome c oxidase subunit I → MAENFPPMTSVKRWFVTTNHKDVGILYLMTALFFLIFGGVMALLFRIQLLEPGGIGILSGSGYNQSVSAHGLLMVFWFLSPFAFGFANYVVPLQIGAKDLAFPRLNALSYWFYLFSGILFAISFFQGGTFEGGWTMYAPLNVPIYTPAMQATTGGTAAILGLTLFVLSTTVGTVNFLTTIHRMRAEGLGLWNMPLFTWSMLLTVWMMLFAFAALLAALLLLSTDRILLTQYFATQQGSSLLWGHLFWFFGHPEVYIVFFPALGMMFEMFQTFTGRRLVGRKWVIIAMVLVAVQSFLVWMHHMFLTAINLEIKTLFMATTIGISLPFDLMVFSLIYTMVKGRIRFTTPFLFSLGALVLFILGGITGVFLGAVVLDYEFRGTYWVVAHFHYVMVSGVTALIGGLYYYWPKITGKMYDEFLGKVNFAVYFVGFNLLYFPMFLAWETPRRVFHYGEGLQIYHQLATLGAFVLGSSFLILFYTLGKSLVSGPDAPDNPWEYARTAEWATTSPPPLENFDGRPTYASGKLEFVDTATDGGTATPGEAARADLERASHDVAQTHEEGHADHASIWPFGIGLGTFVLFLGLSGMTSWVEAFHPEFSSNPSYLYPSITILGVGILGYVLFQFGVEQFETPELAVAERWPFEGIETTKLGVWFFLASDVIVFGAVIGAYVFMRINAGWMNWGPIPEHAWAGLLNTYILLTSSFTVVLALEMARRKSKKGLLASMSVTLLLGLTFMGIKAWEWSEKFAHGDYWFSGLEYSLYYVTTGLHGLHVLLGLLLAGFMIYRVLTVDAYLEDSRPVEYFGLYWHFVDVVWVFLFPLFYLL, encoded by the coding sequence ATGGCTGAGAACTTCCCGCCGATGACGTCGGTCAAACGCTGGTTCGTCACGACGAATCACAAGGACGTCGGGATCCTGTACCTGATGACGGCGCTTTTCTTCCTCATCTTCGGGGGAGTCATGGCGCTACTCTTCCGTATCCAGTTGCTAGAGCCCGGCGGAATCGGTATCCTCTCCGGAAGCGGGTACAACCAGTCGGTGAGTGCACACGGCTTGCTGATGGTCTTCTGGTTCCTCTCACCGTTCGCGTTCGGGTTCGCGAACTACGTCGTTCCGCTGCAGATTGGGGCAAAAGACCTTGCGTTCCCCCGACTGAACGCCCTGAGCTACTGGTTCTACCTGTTCTCGGGGATCCTCTTTGCGATCTCGTTCTTCCAGGGCGGGACGTTCGAGGGCGGCTGGACGATGTACGCTCCGCTGAACGTGCCGATCTACACGCCAGCGATGCAGGCGACCACCGGCGGCACCGCAGCCATCCTCGGCCTGACGCTGTTCGTCCTCTCGACGACCGTCGGGACGGTAAACTTTCTGACGACGATCCACCGCATGCGTGCGGAAGGACTCGGGCTGTGGAACATGCCACTGTTCACGTGGTCGATGCTCCTGACCGTCTGGATGATGCTCTTTGCCTTCGCAGCGCTTCTCGCTGCGTTGCTGTTGCTGTCGACCGACCGCATCCTCCTGACGCAGTACTTCGCGACACAGCAAGGCTCGAGTTTACTCTGGGGACACCTGTTCTGGTTCTTCGGCCACCCAGAGGTGTACATCGTCTTCTTCCCCGCGCTGGGGATGATGTTCGAGATGTTCCAGACGTTCACCGGTCGTCGACTCGTCGGCCGCAAGTGGGTCATCATCGCGATGGTTCTCGTCGCCGTCCAGTCGTTCCTCGTCTGGATGCACCACATGTTCCTGACGGCGATCAACCTGGAGATCAAGACGCTGTTCATGGCGACGACGATCGGCATCTCGCTACCGTTCGACCTGATGGTCTTCTCCCTGATCTACACGATGGTCAAAGGACGGATCCGGTTTACCACGCCGTTCCTGTTCAGCCTCGGCGCACTCGTGTTGTTCATCCTCGGCGGCATCACCGGAGTCTTCCTCGGTGCTGTCGTCCTCGACTACGAGTTCCGCGGTACCTACTGGGTCGTCGCTCACTTCCACTACGTGATGGTCTCGGGCGTGACGGCGCTGATCGGCGGCCTCTACTACTACTGGCCGAAGATCACCGGCAAGATGTACGACGAGTTCCTCGGCAAGGTGAACTTCGCCGTCTACTTCGTCGGGTTCAACCTGCTTTACTTCCCGATGTTCCTCGCCTGGGAGACGCCACGTCGCGTCTTCCACTACGGTGAGGGGCTGCAGATCTACCACCAGCTGGCGACCCTGGGTGCGTTCGTCCTCGGATCGTCGTTCCTGATTCTCTTCTACACGCTCGGCAAGAGTCTCGTTTCGGGACCGGACGCCCCCGACAACCCCTGGGAGTACGCCCGGACCGCCGAGTGGGCGACTACCTCTCCGCCGCCGCTCGAGAACTTCGACGGACGGCCCACGTACGCCAGCGGCAAACTCGAGTTCGTCGACACTGCAACTGACGGTGGCACGGCCACCCCAGGCGAGGCCGCGCGGGCAGACCTCGAACGGGCGTCACACGACGTCGCCCAGACACACGAGGAAGGCCACGCCGACCACGCGAGTATCTGGCCGTTCGGCATCGGTCTGGGAACCTTCGTACTGTTCCTCGGCCTGTCGGGGATGACCTCCTGGGTCGAGGCCTTCCACCCCGAGTTTTCGTCCAACCCGAGCTACCTCTACCCGTCTATCACGATCCTCGGCGTGGGCATTCTCGGCTACGTCCTCTTCCAGTTCGGAGTCGAACAGTTCGAAACACCGGAGTTGGCCGTCGCCGAGCGCTGGCCGTTTGAAGGCATCGAGACGACGAAACTCGGTGTCTGGTTCTTCCTCGCGTCGGACGTCATCGTCTTCGGCGCGGTGATAGGCGCGTACGTGTTCATGCGCATCAACGCCGGCTGGATGAACTGGGGACCGATCCCGGAACACGCCTGGGCTGGCCTGCTCAACACGTACATCCTGCTCACCTCGAGTTTCACCGTCGTCCTGGCACTCGAAATGGCACGCCGCAAGAGCAAGAAGGGACTGCTCGCGTCGATGAGCGTGACGCTCCTGCTCGGCCTCACCTTCATGGGCATCAAGGCCTGGGAGTGGAGCGAGAAGTTCGCCCACGGCGACTACTGGTTCAGCGGCCTCGAGTACTCGCTGTACTACGTCACGACCGGTCTCCACGGTCTCCACGTCCTCCTGGGGCTGTTGCTCGCCGGGTTCATGATCTACCGGGTCCTCACGGTCGACGCCTACCTCGAGGACTCGCGGCCCGTGGAATACTTCGGGCTCTACTGGCACTTCGTCGACGTCGTCTGGGTGTTCCTGTTCCCGCTGTTCTACCTGCTGTAG
- the coxB gene encoding cytochrome c oxidase subunit II, which yields MQTRVNVFDEIFLVFLGLGTLVGIVVISYTLYNAYKYRDVDGREKGEDVPTLGELPTGGGGGKKLFVSFGLSAIIVISLIVWTYGMLLYVEDGPDSPGEDAIEVNVEGYTFAWDFEYENGVTSTGEMAVPVDTTVWIEVTSRDVWHTFGSQELRVKADAIPGETERTWFIADETGEYQIECFELCGPGHSGMNADLVVMEEDEFQNWLDEQQQDGGDGGSGEGANGDGQQNETDAGNESTDAQNSTNETNGGGES from the coding sequence ATGCAGACGCGTGTCAACGTGTTCGACGAGATCTTCCTCGTCTTTCTCGGACTCGGAACGCTCGTCGGAATCGTCGTGATTTCGTATACGCTATACAACGCGTACAAGTATCGCGACGTCGACGGACGAGAGAAAGGCGAAGACGTGCCCACACTCGGAGAGTTACCGACCGGTGGTGGCGGGGGCAAGAAACTGTTCGTCTCCTTCGGACTGAGTGCGATCATCGTCATCTCGCTGATCGTCTGGACGTACGGGATGCTCCTGTACGTCGAAGACGGACCCGACAGCCCCGGCGAGGACGCCATCGAAGTGAACGTCGAGGGCTACACGTTCGCCTGGGACTTCGAGTACGAAAACGGTGTCACGTCGACGGGCGAGATGGCGGTTCCCGTCGATACGACCGTCTGGATCGAGGTGACTAGCAGGGACGTCTGGCACACGTTCGGCAGCCAGGAGTTACGTGTGAAAGCCGACGCGATTCCCGGTGAGACGGAACGGACCTGGTTCATCGCCGACGAAACCGGTGAGTACCAGATCGAGTGTTTCGAACTGTGTGGTCCCGGTCACTCGGGGATGAACGCCGACCTGGTCGTGATGGAAGAAGACGAGTTCCAGAACTGGCTCGACGAACAACAACAGGACGGCGGTGACGGTGGATCCGGTGAGGGAGCAAACGGTGACGGACAACAGAACGAAACCGACGCTGGCAACGAGAGCACCGATGCGCAAAACAGCACTAACGAGACGAACGGTGGAGGTGAGAGCTGA